One Kineococcus aurantiacus genomic window carries:
- a CDS encoding DinB family protein, giving the protein MTLVPYTAGEKPSLVASLQRHREAVLWKLEGLDDEQLRRRVVGSEITLLGTVKHLASVEYGWFCSTFGRPSDEVPSAVLDEDPQADWRIHPWETTEGVLAYYQRARAAADAAIRELKVTERGTAWHGETVTLRWVLLHMVEETARHAGHVDVLRELIDGRTGDHPEPGDTP; this is encoded by the coding sequence ATGACGCTCGTCCCGTACACCGCCGGTGAGAAGCCGAGCCTGGTGGCCAGCCTGCAGCGTCACCGCGAGGCGGTGCTGTGGAAGCTCGAGGGCCTCGACGACGAGCAGCTGCGCCGCCGCGTCGTGGGCTCGGAGATCACCCTGCTCGGCACCGTGAAGCACCTGGCCAGCGTCGAGTACGGCTGGTTCTGCTCCACGTTCGGGCGGCCCAGCGACGAGGTCCCCTCGGCCGTGCTGGACGAGGACCCGCAGGCCGACTGGCGCATCCACCCGTGGGAGACCACCGAGGGCGTCCTGGCCTACTACCAGCGGGCCCGCGCCGCGGCCGACGCGGCGATCCGGGAGCTGAAGGTCACCGAGCGCGGCACGGCGTGGCACGGGGAGACCGTGACGCTGCGCTGGGTCCTGCTGCACATGGTCGAGGAGACCGCGCGGCACGCCGGGCACGTCGACGTGCTGCGCGAGCTCATCGACGGCCGCACCGGGGACCACCCGGAA
- a CDS encoding MOSC domain-containing protein encodes MTPHVDGLFVYPVKGMTPQPLDRVRLTPGRGVPHDRTLALARPDGEYVPGMRHGVSKRHYYVLVAEERLAGLTTHLDTATGVFTVDVRGHRVLTADLGTAGGLADLRAFYARVLDLPPGVEPVVARDEGRRFTDTAHASDEAMEHVSVVNLASVRDLAERTGTEVDPLRFRANVHLEGLEPWAEFDLVGREFSLGDVRVRGTKVTVRCAATEVRPGTGRRDLPVPQLLARTYGHEVVGCYVQVLSAGEVAVGAPVG; translated from the coding sequence GTGACCCCGCACGTCGACGGCCTGTTCGTCTACCCGGTCAAGGGCATGACACCGCAACCCCTCGACCGCGTGCGGCTGACCCCCGGCCGCGGCGTCCCCCACGACCGCACCCTGGCCCTGGCCCGGCCGGACGGGGAGTACGTGCCCGGCATGCGCCACGGCGTCTCCAAGCGCCACTACTACGTCCTGGTCGCCGAGGAACGCCTCGCCGGCCTGACGACCCACCTCGACACCGCGACCGGCGTCTTCACCGTCGACGTCCGCGGGCACCGCGTCCTGACCGCGGACCTGGGGACCGCCGGGGGGCTGGCCGACCTGCGCGCCTTCTACGCCCGCGTCCTGGACCTGCCGCCGGGGGTCGAACCCGTCGTCGCCCGCGACGAGGGGCGCCGGTTCACCGACACCGCGCACGCCTCCGACGAGGCCATGGAGCACGTCTCGGTCGTCAACCTCGCCTCCGTGCGCGACCTCGCCGAGCGCACCGGCACCGAGGTCGACCCGCTGCGCTTCCGCGCCAACGTCCACCTCGAGGGCCTGGAACCGTGGGCCGAGTTCGACCTCGTCGGCCGGGAGTTCTCCCTCGGCGACGTCCGCGTGCGCGGCACGAAGGTCACGGTCCGCTGCGCCGCCACCGAGGTCCGCCCCGGCACCGGGCGCCGGGACCTGCCCGTCCCGCAGCTGCTGGCCCGCACCTACGGGCACGAGGTCGTGGGCTGCTACGTGCAGGTCCTCAGCGCCGGCGAGGTCGCGGTGGGGGCACCCGTTGGCTGA